The Novosphingobium sp. MMS21-SN21R genome contains a region encoding:
- a CDS encoding TraB/VirB10 family protein yields MDWKNPFRKGPKSLDGPAGDPGSSDASPLGDAIVANEAVKRKQMLLLGAGGLAALIIGSSWIFAGENKSSDGNVKRQVADVSVDEMVNKNMAEKEWRAQSEAQMMSMDNNMRALAARAQRADQLEAQLAQSQAQGGGSTGGAGISPDTERVLTAYQNENEQLKAALAAARQSPIMGQPVVGPGATSVGPNALYGRTSPPSYQAPGTPAGQAAMAAAGVPGGRGSEVSLVSFGEGTTGTGSPVPKSNTVFTDSANYLPPNSIAVAKVIVGVDAAAGVQSQTDPLPVVLRITGPARSVYDNGRLLTTNIAGCLVNGAARGDLSSEKVYVKLQRMTCPQPNGRYAVSDVKGFIAFGGKTGVRGRVVSREGSLIGQAFLAGLAGGFGRGFSANTNTTLTGTNVNVNGQRQKLGTGDILEGGLGEGIATSGDMVSKYLIERAEQYQPVIEMPTGIDVEIVFLEGVFING; encoded by the coding sequence ATGGACTGGAAGAACCCGTTCCGCAAAGGCCCCAAGTCGCTCGACGGTCCGGCCGGCGATCCCGGCAGCAGTGATGCTTCGCCGCTTGGCGATGCGATCGTCGCCAACGAAGCGGTCAAGAGGAAGCAGATGCTGCTTCTCGGCGCCGGCGGGCTCGCTGCGCTGATCATCGGCTCGTCGTGGATCTTCGCCGGCGAGAACAAGAGCAGCGACGGCAACGTCAAACGCCAGGTCGCAGACGTTTCGGTGGACGAGATGGTCAACAAGAACATGGCCGAGAAGGAATGGCGCGCCCAGTCCGAGGCCCAGATGATGTCGATGGACAACAACATGCGCGCGCTCGCCGCCCGCGCACAGCGCGCAGACCAGCTGGAAGCGCAGCTCGCCCAAAGCCAGGCGCAAGGTGGGGGCAGCACCGGGGGAGCAGGGATTTCACCCGATACCGAACGGGTGCTCACGGCTTACCAGAACGAGAACGAGCAGCTGAAGGCCGCGCTTGCTGCCGCCCGACAGTCGCCGATCATGGGCCAGCCCGTTGTTGGCCCCGGCGCCACCTCAGTCGGACCCAACGCGCTCTATGGGCGGACCAGTCCCCCCAGCTACCAGGCGCCCGGCACGCCGGCCGGACAGGCAGCGATGGCGGCAGCCGGTGTGCCCGGAGGGCGCGGCAGCGAGGTCAGCCTGGTCTCGTTTGGCGAAGGCACCACCGGCACCGGCAGTCCCGTTCCCAAGAGCAACACCGTCTTCACCGACAGCGCCAATTACCTGCCGCCCAATTCGATCGCGGTCGCCAAGGTCATTGTCGGGGTCGATGCCGCCGCCGGGGTCCAGAGCCAGACCGATCCGTTGCCGGTCGTGCTTCGCATCACAGGTCCCGCACGCTCGGTATATGACAACGGGCGGCTGCTCACGACCAATATCGCGGGCTGCCTCGTCAACGGTGCGGCGCGCGGCGATCTCTCGAGCGAGAAGGTTTACGTCAAGCTGCAGCGCATGACCTGCCCGCAGCCCAATGGGCGCTACGCGGTCTCGGATGTGAAGGGCTTCATCGCGTTCGGCGGCAAGACCGGGGTGCGGGGCCGGGTTGTGAGCCGCGAGGGATCACTGATCGGTCAGGCCTTCCTTGCCGGGCTCGCCGGCGGGTTCGGACGCGGCTTTTCCGCCAACACCAATACGACGCTCACCGGGACAAACGTCAACGTCAATGGCCAGCGCCAGAAGCTTGGCACCGGCGACATCCTCGAAGGCGGTCTCGGAGAAGGCATCGCTACCTCGGGCGACATGGTCAGCAAATACCTGATCGAGCGGGCCGAGCAGTACCAGCCCGTGATCGAGATGCCGACCGGGATCGATGTAGAAATCGTGTTTCTCGAAGGCGTGTTCATCAACGGATGA
- a CDS encoding type IV conjugative transfer system protein TraE, which yields MDLSISHGQAQRLLKQRNLLAITATGLFALSVVLTLTAARRDREVVLQPVLAKPLTLSSSHIDKDYLELVTRDAALLTLNRSPSNLQYWMDSILEITDPRTHGRMKAELMKIFNEQNGSNVSQFFTIENLSVDPDALTSEVNGVLHTVVGSKEVTSEARTFRYVWSYSGVSLKLAGFGRITKDAAGKVIASAGTNNSTDGGD from the coding sequence ATGGACCTCTCGATCTCTCACGGCCAGGCGCAGCGGCTCTTGAAGCAGCGCAACCTCTTGGCCATCACCGCGACAGGCCTGTTCGCCTTGAGCGTCGTGCTGACGCTGACCGCCGCGCGCCGCGACCGCGAGGTCGTGCTGCAGCCGGTGTTGGCGAAGCCACTGACGCTGTCCTCGAGCCATATCGACAAGGACTATCTCGAGCTGGTCACGCGCGATGCCGCGCTGCTGACGCTCAATCGTTCGCCCTCCAACCTCCAATACTGGATGGATTCGATTCTGGAAATCACCGATCCCAGAACCCACGGCCGGATGAAGGCCGAGCTGATGAAGATCTTCAACGAGCAGAATGGCTCGAACGTCTCGCAGTTCTTCACGATCGAAAACCTGTCGGTCGATCCCGATGCGCTGACCAGCGAGGTGAACGGCGTGCTGCACACGGTGGTCGGCTCGAAGGAGGTCACCTCCGAGGCCCGGACCTTCCGCTACGTGTGGAGCTACTCGGGTGTCAGCCTGAAGCTCGCCGGGTTCGGGCGCATCACAAAGGACGCCGCGGGCAAAGTTATCGCGAGCGCCGGCACCAACAATAGCACCGACGGGGGAGACTAG
- a CDS encoding type-F conjugative transfer system secretin TraK: MAELAWGAIGAGTVLAGRPVAIAGRPVGAVLICFGALCLAASPAMADQSIPAADNGTVACVASAKDLTRISLAGDQFSSVSKISTGNPAEDFKIVNEPVRGDIYISVPDGFTKPNLSFFGTTRKGFVYKFLCQVRGSDAEQVFVTNTAVKAEAARDWEVRSSPEDTAVRLAQAMYRSEPIEGFEIRQSVLEPVAVGKLEVQQVGEYRGADLKGLILKVRNTGKEPLPLDENLLAARGSVAFMTPVSELAPGKSAAVYLIQSNGGQ, from the coding sequence ATGGCTGAGCTCGCATGGGGCGCGATAGGCGCCGGAACAGTTCTGGCCGGTCGGCCCGTAGCGATTGCAGGTCGTCCCGTGGGCGCAGTGCTGATCTGCTTTGGCGCGCTTTGTCTGGCGGCAAGCCCCGCCATGGCTGACCAGAGCATCCCGGCTGCCGACAACGGCACGGTCGCCTGCGTCGCCTCGGCCAAGGACCTGACCAGGATCAGCCTTGCCGGCGACCAATTTTCCTCGGTCTCCAAGATCAGCACTGGCAATCCGGCAGAGGACTTCAAGATCGTCAACGAGCCGGTGCGCGGGGACATCTACATCTCGGTGCCCGACGGCTTCACTAAGCCGAACCTCTCTTTCTTCGGCACCACCCGGAAGGGGTTCGTCTACAAGTTTCTGTGCCAGGTGCGGGGAAGCGACGCCGAGCAGGTGTTTGTGACCAACACCGCGGTCAAGGCCGAAGCGGCGCGCGACTGGGAAGTGCGCTCCTCACCCGAGGACACAGCCGTGCGGCTTGCCCAAGCCATGTACCGAAGTGAACCCATCGAGGGATTTGAGATACGCCAGAGCGTGCTCGAGCCGGTCGCGGTCGGCAAGCTCGAGGTTCAGCAGGTCGGCGAATACCGCGGCGCGGATTTGAAGGGCTTGATCCTCAAGGTTCGCAACACTGGAAAAGAGCCTCTGCCGCTCGACGAGAACCTGCTCGCAGCGCGCGGCAGCGTCGCCTTCATGACTCCGGTGAGCGAGCTCGCGCCCGGCAAGTCGGCGGCCGTCTACCTCATCCAATCGAATGGAGGTCAGTGA
- a CDS encoding DsbC family protein — MKLKSLNFGRSRLGHVLMPLAAIVLGSGGSLVWANSSAAGAEGTAPNGVHSPSEADQAVAALLKTRLPRTQVSRVNCQLVDGVCEVTAGSQLFYVDKTARYLLIGRVYDMQTRQDLTAVRLLEVNPDLLVGGAAGSKQEAQEVETPRRGVSTPAASGAPRMMSLAALPEAGGIVWGASSGPTVTVFSDFRCGYCRALSGVLESMNVRVIERPISVLGSRDLANQVFCARDRRKAVKSAYAGAPITDTRACDTSPLDANERFAREQGLAGTPVIVRSDGAVIEGFRPREVLEQWLKGAKS; from the coding sequence ATGAAGCTGAAATCCCTGAACTTTGGCAGGTCCCGCCTTGGCCATGTGCTGATGCCGCTGGCCGCGATCGTGCTCGGCAGCGGCGGCTCGCTGGTCTGGGCCAATTCCAGCGCTGCTGGCGCCGAGGGCACGGCACCGAACGGCGTCCACTCGCCGAGCGAGGCCGACCAGGCCGTCGCTGCGCTCCTGAAGACACGCCTGCCGCGCACCCAGGTTTCGCGAGTCAACTGCCAGCTCGTCGACGGGGTTTGCGAAGTCACTGCCGGATCGCAGCTGTTCTACGTCGACAAGACCGCGCGCTACCTGCTGATCGGGCGCGTATATGACATGCAGACCCGCCAGGACCTGACCGCCGTTCGGCTGCTCGAGGTCAACCCCGACCTCCTCGTCGGCGGCGCGGCGGGCAGTAAGCAGGAAGCGCAGGAAGTCGAGACCCCCCGCCGCGGCGTCAGCACGCCGGCGGCGAGCGGTGCCCCCCGGATGATGTCGCTCGCCGCACTGCCCGAGGCGGGCGGCATTGTCTGGGGAGCAAGTTCGGGGCCGACCGTCACCGTGTTCAGCGATTTTCGCTGCGGCTACTGCCGGGCGCTGTCGGGCGTGCTCGAAAGCATGAACGTGCGCGTGATCGAGCGGCCGATCTCGGTGCTCGGTAGCCGCGATCTTGCCAATCAGGTGTTCTGCGCGCGCGATCGGCGCAAGGCGGTCAAATCGGCCTACGCGGGCGCGCCGATCACCGACACCCGTGCCTGTGACACTTCGCCGCTCGACGCCAACGAGCGCTTCGCCCGCGAGCAGGGTCTCGCCGGCACCCCGGTCATCGTCCGCTCCGACGGCGCGGTGATCGAAGGCTTCCGCCCGCGCGAAGTGCTCGAGCAATGGCTGAAAGGCGCCAAGTCGTGA